One region of Streptomyces leeuwenhoekii genomic DNA includes:
- a CDS encoding tellurite resistance TerB family protein: MALWDRLKESASQMQTQLVAKKNDLKSGAFRDASMAMCALVAAADGTVDPSERQRVAQLIATNDVLQNFPADDLRRRFEENLDKLTADFAFGRVGVLQEIAKAKKKPAEARAVVQIGIVIGGADGHFDKDEQAAVREACYALGLPPHEFDL, from the coding sequence ATGGCCCTGTGGGACCGCCTCAAGGAGTCCGCATCGCAGATGCAGACCCAGCTCGTGGCGAAGAAGAACGACCTCAAGAGCGGCGCCTTCCGCGACGCGAGCATGGCCATGTGCGCCCTGGTCGCTGCTGCGGACGGCACCGTCGACCCGTCCGAGCGACAGCGGGTGGCCCAGCTCATCGCCACCAACGACGTACTGCAGAACTTCCCCGCCGACGACCTGCGCCGCCGCTTCGAGGAGAACCTGGACAAGCTGACCGCCGACTTCGCCTTCGGCCGGGTCGGCGTCCTCCAGGAGATCGCCAAGGCGAAGAAGAAGCCCGCCGAGGCCCGCGCGGTCGTCCAGATCGGCATCGTCATCGGCGGCGCCGACGGCCACTTCGACAAGGACGAGCAGGCGGCCGTCCGCGAGGCGTGCTACGCCCTGGGCCTGCCGCCGCACGAGTTCGACCTCTGA
- a CDS encoding twin-arginine translocase TatA/TatE family subunit, producing MFGLGELAIVLIVVIALLVAKKGPELARSAGKATRILKAEARAMKDEDGAPADRAPRIVRGETAAPGTGPAAAGTQEPPAPGSGRTGGTPPQDGRP from the coding sequence ATGTTCGGACTGGGCGAACTCGCCATCGTCCTCATCGTCGTCATCGCCCTCCTGGTCGCCAAGAAGGGTCCCGAGCTGGCCCGCTCCGCGGGCAAGGCGACCCGGATCCTCAAGGCCGAGGCACGCGCCATGAAGGACGAGGACGGGGCACCGGCGGACCGGGCGCCGCGGATCGTCCGGGGCGAGACCGCCGCACCGGGCACCGGCCCGGCCGCCGCCGGTACCCAGGAGCCGCCCGCTCCCGGATCCGGGCGGACGGGCGGTACGCCGCCCCAGGACGGCAGGCCGTAA
- a CDS encoding M56 family metallopeptidase codes for MGVFVFLPLVLPLTAWPIARLAEQHLHPRAATRLLTGVAVVMAVCSTVCLALVMVVGTAQLPGNPLPDGWSDPEVRAAVPYDEVVGKAAIPALCVVLAACGRTLWRHGRVRRRAHRALAGLPETEVAVLPDAVPYAYALPGGRRDRVVVTTALLDSLEPAERRALFAHERAHLTAHHHRFLLAAQLAAQANPFLRPLRTAVSYTTERWADEDAAQVIGSRRTVAYAIGKAALVSRGTPVATLAGFAAAGPVPRRVAALLRPAPPGRSWPSLFTSVGLAAWGAAVGAAVSAMSSANAAVTMVLILYAATPL; via the coding sequence ATGGGGGTGTTCGTCTTTCTGCCGCTGGTCCTGCCCCTGACGGCGTGGCCGATCGCGCGCCTGGCCGAACAGCATCTGCATCCGCGGGCCGCGACCAGGCTGCTGACCGGGGTGGCCGTGGTGATGGCCGTCTGCAGCACGGTCTGCCTGGCGCTGGTGATGGTGGTGGGCACCGCCCAGCTTCCCGGCAACCCGCTGCCCGACGGCTGGTCGGACCCCGAGGTGCGCGCGGCGGTCCCGTACGACGAAGTCGTGGGCAAGGCCGCGATCCCCGCCCTGTGCGTGGTGCTGGCGGCGTGCGGCCGGACGCTGTGGCGGCACGGCCGAGTGCGCCGCCGTGCCCACCGGGCCCTGGCCGGGCTGCCGGAGACGGAGGTGGCGGTCCTGCCGGACGCCGTGCCCTACGCGTATGCCCTGCCGGGCGGCCGACGGGATCGCGTGGTGGTGACCACGGCGCTGCTGGACAGCCTGGAGCCGGCCGAGCGCCGGGCGCTGTTCGCCCATGAACGGGCCCATCTCACCGCCCACCACCACCGCTTCCTCCTCGCGGCCCAACTGGCGGCGCAGGCCAACCCCTTCCTGCGGCCGTTGCGTACGGCGGTGTCCTACACGACGGAGCGGTGGGCGGACGAGGACGCCGCCCAGGTGATCGGCAGCCGCCGGACGGTGGCGTACGCGATCGGCAAGGCGGCCCTGGTGTCCCGGGGCACTCCGGTGGCCACGCTGGCGGGCTTCGCCGCGGCGGGACCGGTGCCGCGCAGGGTGGCGGCCCTGCTCCGGCCCGCCCCGCCGGGGCGGAGCTGGCCGTCTCTGTTCACCTCGGTGGGGCTGGCGGCCTGGGGCGCGGCGGTGGGAGCGGCCGTGTCGGCGATGTCCTCCGCGAACGCCGCCGTGACGATGGTGCTCATCCTGTACGCGGCCACACCCCTTTGA
- a CDS encoding sporulation protein: MVFKRLLGSLGVGGPTVDTVLDPGPVRPGGALTGQVRLEGGSADFDIEHITLELVARVEAEHEEGESEGVVAFERFTVGGGFRLTEDEHRSVPFSVPLPWETPITELYGQPLGIVLGVRTGLAVAGARDKGDLDPLTVGPLPAQEAVLEAFGQLGFGFRSADLELGRIGGTGQQLPFYQEIEMTPPPRYASQLDEIEVTFLAHPGGMEVVLEAGRRGGLFSSGHDTLTRFTVGHQDARDWNAEVDGWVHRLAENRAPHVSPVTYGHGDPYGAHGLGGHHHDGRHHSGPGVGTAVAAGAAGLAVGVAGGMVASEVVDEIGDFFEGDEEDEG, translated from the coding sequence ATGGTGTTCAAACGACTGCTCGGCTCGCTCGGCGTGGGCGGCCCCACCGTCGACACGGTCCTCGACCCGGGCCCCGTCCGCCCCGGCGGCGCGCTCACCGGCCAGGTCCGTCTCGAGGGCGGCAGCGCCGACTTCGACATCGAGCACATCACCCTGGAACTGGTGGCCCGGGTGGAGGCCGAGCACGAGGAGGGCGAGAGCGAGGGCGTCGTCGCCTTCGAGCGGTTCACCGTCGGGGGCGGCTTCCGGCTCACCGAGGACGAGCACCGGAGTGTGCCGTTCAGCGTGCCCTTGCCGTGGGAGACGCCGATCACGGAACTGTACGGACAGCCGCTCGGCATCGTGCTCGGCGTGCGGACCGGGCTGGCGGTGGCCGGCGCCCGGGACAAGGGCGATCTGGACCCGCTGACCGTCGGTCCGCTGCCCGCGCAGGAGGCGGTCCTCGAGGCCTTCGGACAGCTCGGGTTCGGCTTCAGGTCGGCCGACCTGGAACTGGGCCGCATCGGCGGTACGGGGCAGCAACTGCCCTTCTACCAGGAGATCGAGATGACCCCTCCGCCGCGATACGCCTCTCAGCTCGACGAGATCGAGGTGACCTTCCTGGCCCACCCGGGCGGCATGGAGGTCGTCCTGGAGGCAGGCCGGCGCGGCGGCCTCTTCTCCTCCGGCCACGACACGCTCACCCGCTTCACCGTCGGCCACCAGGACGCGCGCGACTGGAACGCGGAAGTCGACGGCTGGGTCCACCGGCTGGCCGAGAACCGCGCGCCGCACGTCTCCCCCGTCACGTACGGCCACGGTGACCCGTACGGGGCCCACGGGCTCGGCGGCCACCACCACGACGGACGGCATCACTCCGGCCCGGGCGTGGGCACCGCCGTCGCGGCGGGCGCCGCCGGGCTGGCGGTCGGCGTCGCCGGCGGCATGGTCGCGTCCGAGGTCGTCGACGAGATCGGGGACTTCTTCGAAGGCGACGAGGAGGACGAGGGCTGA
- a CDS encoding flavin-containing monooxygenase yields the protein MTQGQTLSPEELAGLRERYRLERERRVRPDGTRQYLAADAEFGYYAEDPYAGEPPEREPLRDRVDVAVVGGGFGGILAGARLRRRGVRRVRVIEKGGDFGGTWYWNRYPGIHCDIESHVYLPLLDETGYVPEWKYAPGEEIRRHAVRIAEKFDLYADAQFSTAVTSLTWDEETRAWVVATDRGDEFRATYVITATGTLSELKLPGIPGIETFEGHTFHTSRWDYAYTGGTPDGGLTGLADKRVGVVGTGATGIQVIPKLAEDAGHLYVFQRTPSSVDVRANRRTTPQDVGADRDGWARERRDNFLRIVSGETAEEDLVADQWTASAGLLEKLVPSFRRQGDRTAFEAAYEVADAAKMNEIRARVERIVTDRDTAEKLKPWYRYACKRPTFSDTYLQAFNRDNVTLVDTADTHGIERMTERGVVVGGTEYALDCLIFATGFSVGVSGVHSGRLPVRGRGGVQLLDAWRKEGPRTLHGFTSNGFPNLIQMGTVQNASSVNYTHVLDEQAVHAAALVAAAEAKGAVIEPSREAEDAWIAVLAEDAPDHEWFHAECTPGYYNAEGRGRAKGPTAYPHGASAFHELLRRWREESMDGILRAGTPVRGPGGSTVS from the coding sequence ATGACACAAGGTCAGACGTTGTCCCCCGAGGAGCTCGCCGGACTGAGGGAGCGCTACCGGCTCGAACGGGAGCGGCGCGTGCGGCCCGACGGCACCCGCCAGTACCTGGCCGCCGACGCCGAGTTCGGCTACTACGCCGAGGATCCGTACGCCGGGGAACCCCCCGAGCGCGAGCCGCTGCGGGACAGGGTGGACGTCGCCGTCGTCGGGGGCGGATTCGGCGGCATCCTCGCCGGGGCGCGGCTGCGCCGGCGGGGTGTCCGGCGCGTCCGCGTCATCGAGAAGGGCGGTGACTTCGGGGGGACCTGGTACTGGAACCGCTACCCGGGCATCCACTGCGACATCGAGTCGCACGTGTACCTGCCCCTGCTCGACGAGACCGGGTACGTGCCGGAGTGGAAGTACGCCCCGGGTGAGGAGATCCGCCGCCACGCGGTGCGGATCGCCGAGAAGTTCGACCTCTACGCGGACGCCCAGTTCTCCACGGCGGTCACGTCGCTGACCTGGGACGAGGAGACCCGTGCCTGGGTCGTCGCGACCGACCGGGGCGACGAGTTCCGGGCCACGTACGTCATCACCGCCACCGGCACCCTGTCCGAGCTAAAGCTCCCCGGCATCCCCGGCATCGAGACGTTCGAGGGCCACACCTTCCACACCTCGCGCTGGGACTACGCCTACACCGGCGGCACCCCGGACGGCGGCCTGACCGGCCTGGCGGACAAGCGCGTGGGCGTCGTGGGCACCGGCGCCACCGGCATCCAGGTGATCCCGAAGCTGGCCGAGGACGCCGGACACCTCTACGTCTTCCAGCGCACCCCCTCCAGCGTGGACGTGCGCGCCAACCGCCGTACCACCCCGCAGGACGTCGGCGCCGACCGCGACGGCTGGGCACGCGAGCGCCGCGACAACTTCCTGCGGATCGTCTCGGGCGAGACGGCCGAAGAGGATCTCGTGGCGGACCAGTGGACCGCGTCGGCGGGCCTCCTGGAGAAGCTCGTGCCGAGCTTTCGCCGCCAGGGCGACCGGACGGCCTTCGAAGCGGCCTACGAGGTCGCGGACGCCGCCAAGATGAACGAGATCCGCGCCCGCGTCGAGCGGATCGTCACCGACCGGGACACGGCGGAGAAGCTCAAGCCCTGGTACCGGTACGCGTGCAAGCGCCCCACCTTCTCGGACACCTATCTCCAGGCGTTCAACCGGGACAACGTCACCCTGGTCGACACCGCGGACACCCACGGCATCGAGCGGATGACCGAACGCGGCGTCGTGGTCGGCGGCACCGAGTACGCACTCGACTGCCTGATCTTCGCCACCGGATTCTCGGTGGGCGTCTCCGGTGTCCACTCCGGCAGGCTGCCCGTCCGCGGCCGAGGCGGCGTCCAACTGCTCGACGCCTGGCGGAAGGAGGGCCCGCGCACCCTGCACGGCTTCACCAGCAACGGCTTCCCGAACCTGATCCAGATGGGCACCGTGCAGAACGCCAGCAGCGTCAACTACACACACGTCCTGGACGAGCAGGCCGTCCACGCGGCGGCACTCGTCGCGGCCGCCGAGGCGAAGGGCGCGGTGATCGAGCCCTCACGTGAGGCCGAGGACGCCTGGATCGCCGTCCTGGCCGAGGACGCCCCCGACCACGAGTGGTTCCACGCCGAGTGCACCCCCGGCTACTACAACGCCGAAGGGCGCGGCCGGGCGAAGGGCCCGACCGCCTACCCCCACGGTGCCTCCGCCTTCCACGAACTCCTCAGGCGGTGGCGCGAGGAGTCCATGGACGGGATCCTCCGCGCCGGGACGCCCGTGCGAGGCCCGGGGGGCTCCACGGTGAGCTGA
- a CDS encoding BlaI/MecI/CopY family transcriptional regulator, with product MAEHRQRSRRRGQGELEALVLSALREADGPATAGWVQERLGGDLAYTTVVTILTRLLAKGAVTRERAGRSFAWTPASDQAGLAAHKMRRLLDAENDREAVLASFVTGLGPDDERLLRELLGQTGNEGDD from the coding sequence GTGGCGGAGCATCGGCAGCGTTCCCGGCGGCGGGGACAGGGCGAGCTGGAGGCGCTGGTCCTGTCGGCGCTGCGGGAGGCGGACGGCCCGGCCACGGCCGGCTGGGTGCAGGAGCGTCTGGGCGGGGACCTCGCCTACACGACGGTCGTCACCATCCTGACCCGGCTGCTGGCCAAGGGCGCGGTCACCCGGGAGCGGGCGGGCCGGTCCTTCGCCTGGACGCCGGCCTCGGACCAGGCGGGCCTGGCCGCCCACAAGATGCGCCGGCTGCTGGACGCCGAGAACGACCGGGAGGCGGTGCTGGCCAGCTTCGTCACCGGCCTCGGGCCGGACGACGAACGTCTGCTGCGGGAACTGCTGGGCCAGACGGGGAACGAAGGGGACGACTGA
- a CDS encoding ricin-type beta-trefoil lectin domain protein — protein sequence MTSSCGRRPLPAAPPGFRLPAALTLVLLLALALTAAPGLAAPAAAAGERVDIWLTTTSDSAGRTVTRGLAQQSPVAFGPAGGAADQVITVDEATTYQQFEGGGASLTDTTAHLLRGGAISASTRDAVMRRLFSPTDGIGLSFVRNPIGASDLSRPGHVSLDDTCCDLADFGANGYDTDVRLLTAQAEQLNPALRVKGVPWSAPGWMKDNGRMDQMGWLKWEYYPMYAQYLVKYIQSYQAAGVKVDYLSVQNEPNCCQAANPTAMDYPGMSWNPSGLIEFTKNHVYPAFRAAGITTKVLVHDWNYGDYAGFGAPVLADAGVRNDPLFGGIAWQGYSGDPAVGSQVHDQYPDVRQFSTEHSGGTWIANQHNEDLADIVGYARNWSGSLVKWSLALNQDMGPHNGGCGTCTGLITVQEGGPRAGQVDYTIEYYTTGHLTKFVKPGAYRIASTASGTVPNVAWRNPDGSKALIAHNGGTSPRSVRVDWGGQSFVHTLPARTTATFTWSGTPGGGGTTGAFTGLAGKCLDVAGAGTADGTAVQLHTCNGTAAQRWTRASDGTIRALGKCLDVSGGATADGTAVQLHTCNGTAAQRWTYDSATHDVVNTGADKCLDVRDNSSADGTRTQIWTCAGTPNQKWTLVPS from the coding sequence ATGACTTCCTCGTGCGGGCGCCGCCCGCTCCCGGCCGCGCCCCCCGGCTTCCGGCTGCCGGCCGCGCTGACCCTGGTTCTCCTGCTCGCGCTCGCACTCACCGCGGCGCCGGGTCTCGCAGCCCCGGCTGCGGCGGCCGGAGAGCGGGTCGACATCTGGCTCACCACCACCTCGGACTCCGCCGGGCGCACTGTCACGCGCGGCCTCGCACAGCAGAGCCCGGTCGCCTTCGGCCCCGCCGGCGGCGCCGCCGACCAGGTCATCACCGTCGACGAGGCGACCACCTACCAGCAGTTCGAGGGCGGCGGTGCCTCCCTCACCGACACCACCGCCCACCTGCTGCGCGGCGGCGCGATCAGTGCCTCGACCCGCGACGCCGTGATGCGCAGGCTCTTCTCGCCGACGGACGGCATCGGACTCTCCTTCGTCCGCAACCCGATCGGCGCCTCCGACCTCTCCAGGCCGGGTCATGTCTCGCTCGACGACACCTGCTGCGACCTCGCCGACTTCGGCGCCAACGGCTACGACACGGACGTCCGGCTGCTCACCGCCCAGGCCGAGCAGCTCAACCCGGCCCTGCGGGTGAAGGGCGTGCCGTGGAGCGCGCCCGGCTGGATGAAGGACAACGGCCGCATGGACCAGATGGGCTGGCTGAAGTGGGAGTACTACCCCATGTACGCCCAGTACCTGGTCAAGTACATACAGAGCTATCAGGCAGCCGGTGTGAAGGTCGACTACCTCTCGGTGCAGAACGAGCCCAACTGCTGCCAGGCGGCCAACCCGACCGCGATGGACTACCCCGGTATGAGCTGGAACCCCTCCGGGCTGATCGAGTTCACCAAGAACCACGTCTACCCGGCCTTCCGGGCCGCCGGCATCACCACCAAGGTCCTGGTCCACGACTGGAACTACGGTGACTACGCCGGCTTCGGCGCCCCGGTCCTCGCGGACGCCGGGGTGCGCAACGACCCGCTCTTCGGCGGCATCGCCTGGCAGGGTTACTCCGGTGACCCGGCGGTGGGCAGCCAGGTGCACGACCAGTACCCGGACGTGCGGCAGTTCAGCACCGAGCACTCCGGCGGCACCTGGATCGCCAACCAGCACAACGAGGACCTGGCGGACATCGTCGGCTACGCCCGCAACTGGAGCGGCAGCCTGGTCAAGTGGAGCCTCGCGCTCAATCAGGACATGGGCCCGCACAACGGCGGTTGCGGCACCTGCACGGGTCTGATCACCGTCCAGGAGGGCGGTCCGAGGGCCGGACAGGTCGACTACACGATCGAGTACTACACCACCGGGCACCTGACGAAGTTCGTGAAGCCCGGCGCGTACCGCATCGCCTCCACGGCCTCCGGCACCGTGCCCAACGTGGCCTGGCGCAACCCCGACGGCTCCAAGGCGCTGATCGCCCACAACGGCGGCACCTCGCCCCGCTCGGTGCGGGTCGACTGGGGCGGCCAGTCCTTCGTCCACACCCTGCCCGCCCGCACCACCGCGACCTTCACCTGGTCGGGCACGCCCGGTGGCGGCGGCACCACGGGAGCCTTCACCGGGCTGGCCGGCAAGTGCCTCGACGTCGCGGGGGCCGGCACGGCCGACGGAACCGCCGTCCAGCTCCACACCTGCAACGGCACCGCGGCCCAGCGCTGGACCCGCGCCTCCGACGGCACCATCCGGGCCCTCGGCAAGTGCCTGGACGTCTCCGGCGGCGCCACGGCCGACGGGACCGCCGTCCAGCTCCACACCTGCAACGGCACCGCCGCCCAGCGCTGGACCTACGACTCCGCCACCCACGACGTGGTCAACACGGGCGCGGACAAGTGCCTGGACGTCCGGGACAACTCCTCGGCGGACGGCACCCGCACCCAGATCTGGACCTGTGCCGGCACCCCCAACCAGAAGTGGACCCTCGTGCCCTCCTGA
- a CDS encoding TerD family protein, with amino-acid sequence MGVSLSKGGNVSLSKEAPGLTAVLVGLGWDVRTTTGTDYDLDASALLLDASGKVPSDRHFVFYNNLTSPDGSVEHTGDNLTGEGEGDDEVVKVDLAAVPAEVDRIVFPVSIHDAESRGQSFGQVRNAFIRVVDQADGRELARYDLSEDAATETAMIFGELYRNGAEWKFRAVGQGYASGLAGIAADFGVGV; translated from the coding sequence GTGGGAGTCTCCCTGTCCAAAGGCGGCAATGTCTCGCTCAGCAAGGAGGCGCCCGGCCTGACCGCCGTCCTGGTCGGCCTGGGCTGGGACGTACGGACGACGACCGGCACGGACTACGACCTCGACGCCTCCGCGCTGCTTCTCGACGCGTCCGGCAAGGTCCCGTCGGACCGGCACTTCGTCTTCTACAACAACCTCACGAGCCCGGACGGCTCGGTGGAGCACACCGGGGACAACCTCACCGGTGAGGGCGAGGGCGACGACGAGGTCGTCAAGGTGGACCTCGCGGCCGTACCCGCCGAGGTCGACAGGATCGTCTTCCCGGTGTCCATCCACGACGCCGAGAGCCGGGGCCAGAGCTTCGGCCAGGTCCGCAACGCCTTCATCCGCGTCGTCGACCAGGCCGACGGCCGGGAGCTCGCCCGCTACGACCTGTCCGAGGACGCCGCCACCGAGACCGCGATGATCTTCGGCGAGCTGTACCGGAACGGCGCGGAGTGGAAGTTCCGCGCCGTGGGGCAGGGGTACGCCTCCGGACTGGCCGGTATCGCCGCCGACTTCGGCGTGGGCGTCTGA